A window of the Dioscorea cayenensis subsp. rotundata cultivar TDr96_F1 unplaced genomic scaffold, TDr96_F1_v2_PseudoChromosome.rev07_lg8_w22 25.fasta BLBR01001178.1, whole genome shotgun sequence genome harbors these coding sequences:
- the LOC120255737 gene encoding uncharacterized protein At5g19025-like — MASASSSSSSSLHLRHLSSSSSSSYHPNPSSHTCKHSPAVILDFLFLFLILFSSTFLIFSFLSYLFHFLSFFLPSISISISFSYPFRSLSYLLPSFSFSYLFRSLYLTAATPITFLLLLVLLLLVLVILFVGLSFVATRARSRRRCGNPYCEGLKQAPELDILLQSEDDIRNFSPDAAWRAIEQLPWMGGQGGNNPDYECLRAELRRRVPPNGRAVMLCRLSCGCAVSKLVAWGRKRPRRTRE; from the coding sequence ATGGcatctgcttcttcttcttcttcttcttctcttcatcttcgtcatctctcctcctcctcctcctcctcctaccATCCAAACCCAAGCTCCCACACCTGCAAGCACTCACCTGCTGTCATTCTCgacttcctcttcctcttcctcatcCTCTTCTCCTCCACCTTCCTCATCTTCTCCTTCCTCTCCTACCTTTTCCActtcctctccttcttcctcccctccatctccatctccatctccttctcctaCCCCTTCCGTTCCCTCTCCTACCTTCTCccttctttctccttctcctACCTCTTCCGCTCCCTCTACCTCACCGCTGCCACCCCTATCaccttcctcctcctccttgtCCTCCTCCTCCTAGTCCTTGTTATCCTCTTTGTCGGCCTCTCTTTCGTCGCCACCCGCGCCCGATCCCGTCGCCGCTGCGGCAACCCCTACTGCGAGGGCCTCAAGCAGGCACCCGAGTTGGACATCCTGCTCCAGAGCGAGGACGATATCAGGAACTTCTCGCCGGACGCCGCCTGGCGGGCGATCGAACAGCTGCCGTGGATGGGCGGCCAAGGCGGTAACAACCCCGATTATGAGTGCCTTAGAGCTGAGCTTCGCCGCAGGGTCCCTCCCAACGGCCGCGCTGTCATGCTCTGCCGATTGTCCTGTGGCTGCGCTGTCTCCAAGCTTGTGGCCTGGGGCCGTAAACGCCCTCGCAGAACTAGGGAGTGa